One window of Arthrobacter oryzae genomic DNA carries:
- a CDS encoding LacI family DNA-binding transcriptional regulator yields the protein MGRRATTRRIGIADVALKAGVSHATVSRVMNGNFTVDPAIAARVRAAATELNYQPNPVGRSLALGKTDTIGIVVPDLSNPTFQAILRGLSMAAAQDGYRVLIADSSEVSSEEAILAGEARRRCDGLVLCAPRMADAELEELAPSLQPMVLINRTTVDTHTPSLMVDYGQGIQELAEHLVGLGHTRLAFLAGPARSASNGLRLAGLEKFTRAHPGIELQMLDGGSTFEAGHQSVDAVVGSGATGILAFNDLVAMGLLSGLHERGVSVPEDISVTGFDDIPFARYTTPTLTTAAVPITELGQQAWHRMRDQIRNVTSDATAEGPTVFQPRLEARGSTGPAKP from the coding sequence ATGGGCAGGAGAGCCACCACCAGGCGAATCGGCATTGCCGATGTCGCCCTCAAGGCCGGCGTTTCGCATGCGACCGTTTCGCGTGTCATGAACGGCAACTTCACGGTCGACCCCGCGATCGCCGCCAGGGTCCGGGCTGCAGCCACGGAGCTGAATTACCAGCCGAACCCGGTGGGCCGCAGCCTGGCGCTGGGCAAGACGGACACCATCGGGATTGTGGTGCCGGACCTCTCCAACCCCACGTTCCAGGCCATCCTCCGCGGCCTCAGCATGGCGGCCGCCCAGGATGGCTACCGCGTCCTGATCGCCGATTCCTCCGAAGTGTCCAGCGAGGAAGCCATCCTTGCCGGCGAGGCACGCCGCCGCTGCGACGGCCTGGTGCTGTGCGCGCCGCGCATGGCCGACGCCGAACTGGAGGAGCTGGCGCCGTCGCTCCAGCCCATGGTGCTGATCAACCGCACCACCGTGGACACGCACACGCCCAGCCTCATGGTGGATTACGGCCAGGGCATCCAGGAACTGGCGGAGCACCTCGTGGGCCTGGGCCACACCCGGCTCGCGTTCCTGGCCGGCCCGGCCCGCAGCGCATCGAACGGCCTGCGCCTCGCCGGGCTGGAAAAGTTCACCAGGGCCCACCCTGGGATCGAGCTGCAAATGCTCGACGGCGGCTCCACTTTCGAGGCGGGGCACCAGTCAGTGGATGCGGTCGTTGGCAGCGGGGCCACGGGCATCCTGGCCTTCAACGACCTCGTGGCCATGGGCTTGCTGAGCGGGCTCCACGAACGCGGCGTCAGCGTCCCGGAGGATATCTCCGTGACCGGCTTCGACGATATTCCCTTTGCCCGCTACACCACCCCCACGCTCACCACGGCGGCGGTTCCGATCACCGAACTGGGCCAGCAGGCGTGGCACCGGATGCGGGACCAGATCCGCAACGTCACTTCCGACGCAACAGCCGAAGGACCTACCGTGTTCCAGCCGCGGCTCGAAGCCCGCGGCAGCACGGGACCGGCGAAGCCCTAA
- a CDS encoding TetR/AcrR family transcriptional regulator — translation MSTSKPRGQYAKGAERREQIIQTATDVFATEGFEGTALKRVAELVGVKEATLFHYFRGKQELLTAVLAERDRRSLADSDQEDVGLRLLAPIAERNRKEPGLTTLYAVASATANDPGHDSHPYFQERYAQVVAELAEDIGRRQRAGEVRTDVSATMLARLVVATFDGLQLQWLYDKSVDMADGLTQLVDVLLAPPAA, via the coding sequence ATGTCAACGTCGAAGCCACGCGGCCAGTACGCCAAGGGAGCGGAGCGCCGCGAACAGATCATCCAGACGGCCACCGATGTTTTTGCCACGGAAGGCTTCGAGGGGACGGCGCTCAAGCGCGTAGCCGAGCTGGTGGGGGTCAAGGAAGCTACCCTGTTCCACTACTTCCGGGGCAAGCAGGAGCTCCTGACGGCGGTCCTGGCGGAGCGGGACCGGCGCAGCCTGGCCGACAGTGACCAGGAGGACGTGGGCCTTCGGCTGTTGGCGCCGATCGCCGAGCGTAACCGCAAAGAGCCGGGTCTCACCACGCTCTATGCCGTGGCTTCGGCGACGGCGAATGATCCCGGGCACGATTCCCACCCGTATTTCCAGGAACGCTACGCCCAGGTGGTGGCGGAGCTGGCCGAGGACATTGGCCGGCGCCAGCGCGCCGGCGAAGTGCGCACGGACGTATCCGCCACGATGCTGGCCCGGCTGGTGGTGGCGACCTTCGACGGCCTGCAGCTGCAGTGGCTCTATGACAAGAGCGTCGATATGGCCGACGGCCTGACGCAGCTCGTCGACGTCCTGCTCGCTCCGCCCGCAGCCTAA
- a CDS encoding FadR/GntR family transcriptional regulator, whose product MRTHQLVLQWIENQLSSGQLALGGRLPAERTLAEQLQVSRTSVREAIRVLEAMGVVRAGVGSGPEAGTVVIADPTAALGSALRLHVATSHLPVADIVQTRVLLESWAVARARTDSPALAEAAALLEKMEACPDTDEFLALDVRFHLALAEAAGNAVVSAMMGSLREAIQSYAGKLTANLPDWDATAARLRAEHRDILAAINKHDGGRAADLVAAHIEGYYKEAGLGPMDSDPARQ is encoded by the coding sequence ATGCGAACCCATCAATTGGTCCTGCAGTGGATCGAGAACCAGCTCTCCAGCGGCCAGCTGGCCCTGGGCGGCCGGCTGCCGGCGGAGCGGACGCTGGCCGAACAGCTGCAGGTCTCGCGCACCTCGGTCCGTGAAGCAATCCGGGTCCTGGAGGCCATGGGGGTTGTGCGCGCCGGGGTGGGCTCCGGTCCCGAGGCGGGCACCGTGGTCATTGCCGATCCGACGGCTGCCCTCGGCTCGGCGCTGCGCCTCCATGTGGCCACCTCGCACCTGCCGGTTGCGGACATTGTGCAGACCCGCGTCCTGCTCGAATCCTGGGCCGTTGCCCGCGCCCGCACGGACTCCCCGGCCCTGGCAGAGGCCGCCGCGCTTCTGGAAAAGATGGAGGCGTGCCCGGACACCGACGAATTCCTTGCCCTCGACGTCCGCTTCCACCTCGCCCTCGCCGAAGCCGCGGGGAACGCGGTGGTCAGTGCCATGATGGGCTCCCTGCGCGAGGCGATCCAAAGCTACGCCGGCAAACTCACGGCAAACCTTCCTGACTGGGACGCCACCGCCGCCCGGCTCCGCGCCGAACACCGCGACATCCTCGCGGCCATCAACAAGCACGACGGCGGCAGGGCGGCCGACCTCGTGGCAGCCCACATCGAGGGGTACTACAAAGAAGCCGGGCTGGGCCCGATGGATTCGGACCCAGCCCGGCAGTAG
- a CDS encoding NAD-dependent epimerase/dehydratase family protein yields MSRIFVTGGSGRLGRSVVAGLAAAGHHVISVDREAVPAVQLPDGVEQHAADLLAPGEALRLLRDTVPDAVVHLAAIAVPFSAPEDVIFSTNTRLAYAVISAATELRIGKIVTASSPTVLGYGSPAGWLPEGFPVDERTTPKPWNAYALSKLIAEQTVQMFAAAQGDAIRYAAFRPCYVISPEEWEGAPTQQGHTVRERLADPALSAPALFNYVDARDVADFLDLLLARMDSIPNGQTFFVGAADALATAPLAELMPQFLPGSAELAAGLTGTTPAFSIAKAREMLGWEPKRSWRTELKTETTLNDETPAVLVAAGTGSKETP; encoded by the coding sequence ATGAGCAGGATTTTTGTCACCGGCGGCTCCGGCCGGCTGGGCCGCAGCGTCGTCGCCGGCCTTGCGGCCGCGGGCCACCACGTCATCTCCGTTGACCGCGAGGCCGTTCCCGCCGTGCAGCTGCCCGACGGCGTCGAGCAGCACGCTGCCGACCTCCTGGCCCCGGGGGAGGCCCTGCGCCTCCTGCGGGACACCGTGCCCGACGCCGTGGTCCACCTCGCCGCGATCGCCGTGCCGTTCAGCGCGCCGGAAGACGTCATCTTCAGCACCAACACGAGGCTGGCGTATGCCGTGATCAGCGCGGCCACCGAACTGCGCATCGGCAAGATCGTCACGGCGAGCAGCCCCACCGTCCTGGGGTACGGCTCGCCCGCGGGCTGGCTGCCGGAGGGCTTCCCGGTGGACGAGCGCACCACGCCAAAACCCTGGAACGCCTACGCGCTCTCCAAGCTCATTGCCGAACAGACCGTGCAGATGTTCGCCGCCGCGCAGGGGGATGCCATCCGCTACGCGGCATTCCGGCCGTGCTACGTGATCTCGCCGGAGGAGTGGGAAGGCGCACCCACCCAGCAGGGCCACACTGTCCGCGAGCGGCTGGCCGATCCTGCATTGTCCGCGCCGGCGCTCTTCAACTATGTGGATGCACGCGATGTGGCGGACTTCCTGGACCTGCTGCTGGCCAGGATGGACTCCATCCCCAACGGCCAGACCTTCTTCGTGGGAGCCGCCGATGCGCTGGCCACCGCGCCGCTGGCCGAATTGATGCCGCAGTTCCTGCCCGGCAGCGCGGAGCTTGCCGCCGGGCTCACCGGCACCACCCCGGCATTCTCGATCGCCAAGGCCCGCGAGATGCTCGGCTGGGAACCGAAACGCAGCTGGCGGACCGAACTCAAGACTGAAACCACCCTCAATGACGAGACCCCCGCCGTGCTGGTCGCGGCCGGCACAGGATCAAAGGAGACCCCATGA
- a CDS encoding Gfo/Idh/MocA family protein yields MGNTANTVTPGSAVTTAVTTAGSAVAADDKAAGTAASPVRSAASPVRKARIVLIGTGGRSEMYIRAILGEHSDAAELVAFSDVNPGRVEFYQKLIQELGAPGPVASFDPADLTAFIRDNDIDRVVVTTPDYTHADYIVEGLEAGADVVVEKPLTIDAEGCRRITRAVAETDRNVVVTFNYRYSPRNSALKEIIQSGVIGKVTSIDFSWVLDTVHGADYFRRWHREKKNSGGLLIHKASHHFDLVNWWIDDVPERVFASGGLKFYGDRNAAERGLGPRPERGTVDTEVRDPFALDLREDERLKALFLDNEHFDGYRRDQDVFTAGITIEDNLALVVEYSGGPRLSYSLNAHSPWEGYRVAVNGTEGRAELEVVERAAVVHSTDKKTVVDPSATPVEEDDAVRRNGERLVVQRHWEAAYEVPIVNGEGGHGGGDALLLSDLFNGPGDDPLGRPSGYLDGLRSVSVGIAGNASLESGLPVRTADLELGADLRRGA; encoded by the coding sequence ATGGGCAACACAGCCAACACCGTCACTCCGGGCAGCGCCGTCACGACCGCCGTCACAACCGCCGGCAGCGCCGTCGCAGCCGATGACAAAGCCGCCGGCACAGCCGCCAGCCCGGTCCGCTCCGCCGCCAGCCCGGTCCGCAAGGCGCGGATCGTCCTGATCGGCACGGGCGGCCGTTCCGAAATGTATATCCGGGCCATTCTGGGCGAGCACTCGGACGCCGCCGAACTGGTGGCCTTCTCCGACGTCAACCCCGGCCGGGTGGAGTTCTACCAGAAGCTCATTCAGGAACTCGGCGCTCCCGGCCCCGTGGCGTCCTTCGATCCCGCCGACCTCACCGCCTTCATCAGGGACAACGACATTGACCGGGTGGTGGTGACCACCCCCGACTACACGCACGCCGACTACATCGTGGAAGGGCTGGAGGCCGGAGCGGACGTCGTCGTCGAAAAGCCGCTCACCATCGACGCCGAGGGCTGCCGCCGGATCACCAGGGCCGTCGCGGAAACGGACCGGAACGTGGTGGTCACCTTCAACTACCGCTACTCGCCACGCAACAGCGCCCTGAAGGAAATCATCCAGAGCGGCGTGATCGGCAAGGTCACTTCGATCGATTTCAGCTGGGTCCTGGACACCGTCCACGGAGCCGACTACTTCCGCCGCTGGCACCGCGAAAAGAAGAACTCCGGCGGCCTGCTGATCCACAAGGCATCCCACCACTTCGACCTGGTCAATTGGTGGATCGACGACGTCCCGGAGCGGGTCTTCGCATCCGGCGGACTGAAGTTCTACGGGGACAGGAACGCCGCCGAACGAGGCCTCGGCCCCCGCCCGGAGCGGGGAACCGTGGACACGGAAGTCCGGGATCCCTTCGCACTGGACCTGCGCGAAGACGAGCGGCTCAAGGCGCTCTTCCTCGATAACGAGCACTTCGACGGCTACCGCCGCGACCAGGATGTGTTCACGGCCGGCATCACCATCGAGGACAACCTGGCACTCGTGGTGGAGTACTCCGGCGGTCCGCGCCTGAGCTACTCCCTGAACGCCCACAGCCCGTGGGAAGGCTACCGCGTGGCAGTCAACGGCACCGAAGGCCGGGCGGAACTCGAAGTGGTGGAACGCGCGGCTGTGGTGCACAGCACCGACAAGAAGACCGTGGTGGACCCGTCGGCCACGCCGGTCGAGGAAGACGACGCGGTCCGCCGCAATGGCGAGCGCCTGGTGGTCCAGCGGCACTGGGAGGCGGCCTACGAGGTTCCGATCGTCAACGGCGAGGGCGGCCACGGCGGCGGCGACGCGCTGCTCCTGTCCGATCTCTTCAACGGCCCCGGCGACGACCCCCTGGGACGGCCCTCCGGCTACCTGGACGGACTTCGCTCCGTTTCGGTGGGCATCGCGGGCAACGCGTCCCTGGAATCCGGGCTCCCGGTCCGCACCGCGGACCTGGAGCTCGGCGCCGACCTCCGCCGCGGCGCCTAG
- a CDS encoding MFS transporter codes for MAVKTISQDSAASPASGTPLISTTPSPPAPAKASRAYVIGMPIASAGLWMAVLAPALVVLAIKVSEITTPDTRAGALSLVAGVGALVALLANPLFGRLSDRTTSRFGMRKPWIVGGSLVGLASLFLLGSAADVATVLVAWVIAQLGFNAALAALVATLPDQAAPAERGRLSGLIGMTLPIGLVAAAFFAQLFDNALQMAVVPGVVGTAVAIAFAFTFKDRVLTEKPAPLNLKEILGSFYFNPRIHPGLGWAWLTKFMVYIGYCAGLLYLPYFFTDHLHVAESEVTSLVFQATLVSAAGTVATSLLGGWISDRIGKRKGMVILSALIMMAGLVVIATSSTTGQVLVGQAIAGLGLGCFSAVDVALIADLLPGTQSENAKTFGVFNIAQALPQSLVPAVAFPVITFGGYPTLFLGGAVVGIVGAILVTRIKGVK; via the coding sequence GTGGCCGTCAAGACCATTTCCCAGGATTCCGCTGCTTCTCCGGCCAGCGGAACGCCACTCATCAGCACCACCCCTTCGCCCCCGGCGCCCGCCAAGGCATCCCGCGCCTACGTCATCGGCATGCCGATCGCCAGCGCTGGCCTCTGGATGGCCGTGCTCGCACCCGCCCTGGTGGTACTGGCCATCAAGGTTTCCGAAATCACGACGCCGGACACCCGGGCCGGCGCACTGAGCCTCGTTGCGGGCGTCGGCGCCCTGGTGGCCCTGCTCGCAAACCCGCTCTTCGGCCGGCTCAGCGACCGCACCACGTCACGGTTCGGAATGCGCAAGCCCTGGATCGTGGGCGGTTCCCTTGTGGGGCTGGCCTCCCTGTTCCTGCTGGGATCCGCCGCGGATGTAGCCACCGTGCTGGTTGCCTGGGTCATTGCCCAGCTCGGGTTCAACGCCGCCCTTGCGGCCCTGGTGGCAACACTTCCGGACCAGGCCGCCCCGGCTGAGCGCGGGCGCCTGTCCGGCCTGATCGGCATGACCCTTCCCATCGGCCTGGTCGCTGCTGCCTTCTTCGCGCAGCTCTTCGATAACGCGCTGCAGATGGCCGTCGTGCCCGGTGTCGTGGGCACCGCTGTGGCCATCGCGTTCGCCTTCACCTTCAAGGACCGCGTGCTGACGGAAAAGCCCGCCCCGCTGAACCTGAAGGAAATCCTGGGTTCGTTCTACTTCAACCCGCGCATCCACCCGGGGCTGGGCTGGGCCTGGCTCACCAAGTTCATGGTCTACATCGGCTACTGCGCCGGGCTGCTCTACCTGCCGTACTTCTTCACGGACCACCTGCACGTCGCCGAAAGCGAAGTCACCAGCCTGGTATTCCAGGCAACGCTCGTCAGTGCCGCAGGCACCGTGGCCACCAGCCTCCTCGGCGGCTGGATCAGCGACCGCATCGGCAAGCGCAAGGGCATGGTGATCCTCTCCGCCCTGATCATGATGGCGGGCCTGGTCGTTATCGCCACCAGCTCCACCACCGGCCAGGTCCTGGTAGGCCAGGCGATCGCCGGCCTGGGGCTGGGCTGCTTCAGCGCCGTGGACGTCGCCCTCATCGCCGACCTCCTGCCCGGCACCCAGAGCGAAAACGCCAAGACTTTCGGCGTCTTCAACATCGCCCAGGCCCTCCCGCAGTCGCTGGTCCCCGCTGTCGCGTTCCCGGTGATCACCTTCGGCGGCTACCCCACGCTTTTCCTCGGCGGCGCAGTTGTCGGCATCGTCGGAGCCATCCTCGTCACCCGCATCAAAGGAGTCAAGTAA
- a CDS encoding 5-dehydro-4-deoxyglucarate dehydratase, producing MKFDGVLFFPVTPFTPEGTVDVDILKEHITSRLPHGPGGVFPACGTGEFHALSIDEVRTVVTAAVEAVAGQVPVVAGAGGPLGHALAAARVAEEAGADALLVLPPYLVTGPADGLMAYIEAVAAASSLPVIVYHRGNAKYTAASMTRLAANPKVIGFKDGLGDVGLAQEIVSAINASGRQDFLLFNGLLTAELTQGAYRGLGIPLYSSAAFAMAPEIAKAYYDAYMSGDEDRRHALLEGFYAPLVRLRDQTPGFGVSLIKAGLRLGGLPVGPVRAPLVDPTEDQLVQLKSILAKGYELAGR from the coding sequence ATGAAATTCGACGGCGTACTGTTCTTCCCCGTCACACCCTTCACACCGGAAGGGACCGTGGACGTGGACATCCTCAAGGAACACATCACCTCCCGCCTGCCCCACGGCCCGGGCGGCGTGTTCCCGGCCTGCGGCACCGGCGAATTCCACGCACTGAGCATTGACGAGGTGCGCACCGTGGTGACCGCCGCCGTCGAGGCCGTGGCGGGCCAGGTGCCGGTGGTTGCCGGCGCCGGCGGTCCGCTGGGCCACGCGCTTGCCGCCGCCCGGGTGGCCGAGGAAGCCGGTGCCGACGCCCTCCTGGTCCTGCCGCCGTACCTCGTGACCGGACCCGCCGACGGCCTGATGGCATACATCGAGGCAGTGGCCGCGGCCAGCAGCCTGCCGGTGATCGTCTACCACCGGGGCAACGCCAAGTACACCGCCGCTTCCATGACCCGCCTGGCCGCCAACCCCAAGGTGATCGGCTTCAAGGACGGGCTGGGCGATGTTGGCCTGGCCCAGGAGATCGTCAGCGCCATCAACGCCAGCGGACGACAGGACTTCCTGCTCTTCAACGGCCTGCTTACCGCCGAACTGACCCAGGGCGCCTACCGGGGCCTGGGCATCCCGCTGTACTCCTCGGCCGCGTTTGCCATGGCTCCGGAAATCGCCAAGGCCTACTACGACGCCTACATGTCCGGCGACGAGGACCGCCGGCACGCCCTGCTCGAAGGCTTCTATGCGCCGCTGGTCCGGCTCCGCGACCAGACCCCGGGCTTCGGCGTGTCCCTGATCAAGGCCGGGCTGCGCCTGGGCGGCCTCCCGGTTGGCCCGGTCCGCGCCCCGCTGGTTGACCCCACCGAGGATCAGCTGGTCCAGCTCAAATCCATCCTGGCCAAGGGCTACGAGCTG
- a CDS encoding alpha-hydroxy acid oxidase yields MTHTIQPSNPEATPAPEARDVPAAAGAPAGSEPAGTSLTGAVNRAAAAVPAALKRRVPKYSDLAPLMQFKKPEFNRAAKLQRASTIWELRDMAKRRTPQAPFDYTDGAAEAEITLRRAREAFLDIEFRPGILRNVSSIDLSTDILGKPSRLPVGIAPTGFTRMMQSEGEYAGSQAAEAAGIPYTLSTMGTASIEDVAEAAPNGRNWFQLYLWTDRDRSLELIERAAKAGNDTLMVTVDTAVAGARLRDVRNGMTIPPALTLKTVLDASYRPAWWFNFLTHEPLTFASLSRYTGTVADLINSMFDPTLTFEDLDWLRETWKGKLVVKGIQTVDDARKVVDHGADGVVLSNHGGRQLDRAPIPFHLLPGVKEAFTKDNSDAAIMLDTGIMSGADIIAALALGADFTLIGRAYLYGLMAGGRAGVDRALQILEKDMTRTMALLGVSKLSELTPDHVRILGK; encoded by the coding sequence ATGACGCACACCATCCAGCCCAGCAACCCCGAGGCCACCCCGGCACCGGAAGCAAGGGACGTACCGGCTGCTGCGGGCGCACCTGCCGGCAGCGAGCCCGCCGGCACCTCACTGACGGGCGCCGTGAACCGGGCCGCAGCCGCGGTCCCGGCCGCGCTCAAGCGCCGTGTGCCGAAATACTCGGACCTGGCTCCGCTGATGCAGTTCAAGAAGCCCGAGTTCAACCGCGCCGCGAAACTCCAGCGCGCCAGCACCATCTGGGAACTGCGGGACATGGCCAAGCGCCGCACCCCGCAGGCGCCCTTCGACTACACCGACGGCGCAGCGGAAGCCGAGATTACGCTGCGCCGTGCCCGCGAGGCCTTCCTGGACATCGAGTTCCGTCCGGGCATCCTCCGGAATGTCTCGAGTATCGACCTGAGCACTGACATCCTGGGCAAGCCGTCCCGCCTGCCCGTCGGCATCGCCCCCACCGGCTTCACCCGGATGATGCAGTCCGAAGGCGAATACGCCGGCTCGCAGGCGGCTGAGGCGGCAGGCATTCCCTACACGCTTTCCACCATGGGCACGGCATCCATCGAGGACGTCGCCGAGGCCGCACCGAACGGCCGGAACTGGTTCCAGCTGTACCTGTGGACGGACCGCGACCGTTCCCTCGAACTCATCGAACGCGCCGCCAAGGCCGGGAACGACACCCTGATGGTCACGGTGGACACCGCCGTCGCCGGTGCCCGCCTCCGCGACGTCCGCAACGGCATGACCATCCCGCCGGCGCTGACGCTGAAGACCGTGCTTGACGCGTCCTACCGCCCGGCGTGGTGGTTCAACTTCCTTACCCACGAGCCGCTGACGTTCGCGTCGCTGTCCCGCTACACCGGCACGGTGGCGGACCTGATCAACTCCATGTTCGACCCCACGCTGACCTTCGAGGACCTGGACTGGCTGCGCGAAACCTGGAAGGGCAAGCTGGTGGTCAAGGGCATCCAGACAGTCGACGACGCCCGCAAAGTGGTGGACCACGGTGCCGACGGCGTGGTGCTCTCCAACCACGGCGGACGCCAGCTGGACCGTGCCCCCATCCCGTTCCACCTGCTGCCCGGCGTCAAGGAAGCGTTCACCAAGGACAACTCCGACGCCGCGATCATGCTGGACACCGGCATCATGAGCGGTGCGGACATCATCGCCGCGCTTGCCCTGGGCGCCGACTTCACGCTGATTGGCCGCGCCTACCTGTACGGCCTCATGGCCGGCGGCCGCGCCGGCGTGGACCGCGCCCTCCAGATCCTGGAAAAGGACATGACGCGCACCATGGCGCTGCTGGGCGTCAGCAAACTGTCCGAGCTGACCCCGGACCACGTGCGGATCCTCGGTAAGTAG
- a CDS encoding beta-glucosidase family protein codes for MNSALSPAVLAPASANPDAEARIRELANSLTLEQQVQLLTGADVWATHAIPEIGLNRVVMSDGPSGVRGEDFDERHDSVSLPSSSALSATWSVETARRYGQVLGQEARRKGVHAVLGPTINLHRSPLGGRHFECMSEDPRLTATMAAGYVAGVQSMGVGATPKHYLANEAETDRFTADSVVDERPLRELYLAAFEDAITEARAWLVMSSYNSINGTTASENKLLETPLSTEWGFDGVVVSDWTGVRSVDAANAHQDLEMPGPVGHWGPKLLAAVEDGRVSRAAILEKVTRILRLAARVGSLEGFTPAVTELPAQLNGAAVAREVAVRGAVLVRNEGGILPLDASKLGSVAVIGHNAEEARTQGGGSATVMPKYTVSPLQGLRRALPGDVKVTYVRGAKVAEGLQPFPRTSLRNPVSGVPGIRVTFLAADGTEISGEDRLATHLIWFGIGIPDGAASIRMEADWTAETAGVHHLGVGTVGQIRLTLDGADVFNSELEDDTDVLGAALFDPPKTVHAIETTAGQSVRIEAEYQLPKEQVIPFTAILLGEETVVADPQAEIDAAVEAARTADVAVVVVGTNAAIESEGFDRKDLDLPGRQNQLVEAVAAVNPRTVVVVNSGSPVLMPWLDKVGAVLLGWFGGQEFGTAIADILLGAEEPGGRLPTTWPAALEDVPVLNTTPVDGKVVYSEGVHMGYKAWLKQEAAGGAAPALPFGFGLGYTTFELGTAHAPRSVPAGQDVVMHVPVRNTGTRTGREVVQVYLDRADSAVERPVRWLAGYAGTHLAPGGTDSVEVRIPAKAFGHYDGGWRFEQGAYRLLVGRHAADDFQVLEIELR; via the coding sequence ATGAATTCCGCCCTCTCGCCCGCCGTCCTGGCCCCTGCTTCGGCCAACCCGGATGCCGAGGCACGGATCCGCGAACTCGCGAACAGCCTGACCCTCGAGCAGCAGGTCCAGCTGCTGACCGGCGCAGACGTCTGGGCCACCCACGCCATCCCCGAGATCGGGCTGAACCGCGTGGTGATGTCGGACGGGCCGTCCGGCGTCCGCGGCGAAGACTTCGATGAGCGTCACGACTCCGTCTCCCTGCCGTCGTCGTCCGCCCTGTCCGCCACCTGGAGCGTGGAAACGGCGCGCCGCTACGGCCAGGTGCTGGGCCAGGAGGCGCGCCGCAAGGGCGTCCACGCCGTCCTCGGCCCCACCATCAACCTGCACCGTTCCCCGCTGGGCGGCCGCCACTTTGAATGCATGAGCGAGGATCCGCGGCTCACTGCAACCATGGCCGCCGGGTACGTTGCCGGCGTGCAGTCCATGGGCGTCGGCGCCACCCCCAAGCACTACCTGGCCAACGAGGCCGAGACGGACCGGTTCACGGCGGACTCGGTGGTGGACGAACGTCCGCTGCGCGAGCTCTACCTGGCCGCCTTCGAGGACGCCATCACGGAGGCCCGCGCGTGGCTGGTGATGAGCTCCTACAACTCCATCAACGGCACCACAGCGAGCGAAAACAAGCTCCTCGAAACTCCGCTGTCCACGGAATGGGGTTTCGACGGCGTCGTGGTCTCTGACTGGACCGGCGTCCGGTCCGTGGATGCGGCCAACGCGCACCAGGACCTGGAAATGCCGGGACCGGTGGGCCACTGGGGACCCAAGTTGCTGGCCGCCGTCGAGGACGGGCGGGTCAGCCGGGCCGCCATCCTGGAAAAGGTGACCCGCATCCTGCGGCTGGCCGCCCGCGTCGGTTCGCTCGAGGGGTTCACGCCCGCCGTAACGGAGCTTCCCGCGCAGCTGAACGGTGCCGCCGTCGCCCGTGAAGTGGCTGTGCGCGGCGCGGTGCTGGTCCGCAACGAGGGCGGCATCCTGCCGCTGGACGCCTCGAAGCTCGGCAGCGTGGCGGTGATCGGCCACAACGCCGAGGAGGCACGGACCCAGGGCGGCGGCAGCGCCACCGTGATGCCGAAGTACACTGTCTCGCCGCTGCAGGGACTGCGGAGGGCACTGCCCGGCGACGTCAAGGTCACCTATGTCCGGGGCGCCAAGGTGGCAGAGGGCCTCCAGCCTTTCCCCCGCACCTCGCTGCGCAACCCGGTCTCCGGCGTCCCGGGAATCCGCGTCACGTTCCTTGCCGCGGACGGCACGGAGATCTCCGGTGAGGACCGCCTGGCAACGCACCTGATCTGGTTCGGCATTGGAATTCCCGACGGCGCTGCCTCCATTCGCATGGAAGCGGACTGGACCGCCGAAACGGCAGGTGTCCACCACCTCGGCGTCGGGACGGTGGGGCAGATCAGGCTCACGCTTGACGGCGCCGACGTCTTCAACAGCGAGCTGGAGGACGATACGGACGTCCTCGGCGCGGCCCTGTTCGATCCGCCCAAGACCGTCCACGCCATCGAGACCACGGCCGGCCAGAGCGTGCGGATCGAGGCCGAGTACCAGCTGCCGAAGGAACAGGTCATCCCGTTCACCGCCATCCTGCTCGGTGAAGAGACCGTGGTGGCCGATCCGCAGGCGGAGATCGACGCCGCCGTGGAAGCCGCCCGGACCGCCGACGTGGCAGTCGTGGTGGTGGGCACCAATGCGGCCATCGAGTCCGAGGGCTTCGACCGCAAGGACCTGGATCTTCCCGGCCGGCAGAACCAGCTGGTCGAGGCCGTGGCCGCAGTGAATCCGCGCACGGTGGTGGTGGTCAACTCCGGCTCTCCCGTGCTCATGCCGTGGCTGGACAAGGTGGGCGCCGTCCTGCTGGGCTGGTTCGGCGGCCAGGAATTCGGCACCGCCATCGCCGACATCCTGTTGGGCGCCGAGGAGCCCGGCGGACGCCTGCCCACCACGTGGCCGGCAGCCCTGGAGGATGTCCCGGTCCTGAATACCACGCCGGTCGACGGCAAGGTGGTCTACTCCGAGGGAGTCCACATGGGCTACAAGGCGTGGCTCAAGCAGGAAGCTGCCGGCGGGGCTGCCCCGGCGCTCCCGTTCGGCTTCGGCCTGGGCTACACCACGTTCGAGCTGGGCACCGCCCACGCTCCCCGGTCGGTGCCGGCCGGGCAGGACGTTGTGATGCACGTTCCGGTCCGGAACACCGGCACGCGCACGGGCCGCGAAGTGGTCCAGGTGTACCTCGACCGTGCCGACAGCGCAGTGGAGCGGCCGGTCCGCTGGCTCGCCGGCTACGCCGGAACGCACCTTGCGCCGGGCGGAACGGACAGCGTTGAAGTGCGCATTCCGGCGAAGGCGTTCGGACATTACGACGGCGGCTGGAGGTTTGAGCAGGGCGCCTACCGCCTGCTGGTGGGCCGGCACGCGGCCGACGACTTCCAGGTGCTGGAGATCGAACTGCGCTAG